Below is a window of Veillonella rodentium DNA.
AGCAATCAGTAAACTGCCGGCTACGGTCATAGTCGTATTATTTGTGGTAATACCTCGATAAATAGCTACACCAAGGCCTCCGGCACCAATAAAAGATGCTACCCCGGTAAGCGCTATAGTCATAACCAGCATATTTCGTATACCTACCATAATTACCGGAAAGGCTAAAGGTAATTCAATATATAGTAAACATTGTACACGAGATAATCCCAGCGATGTAGCCGCTTCAATCATTTCTTTATCAATACCGCTTAACCCGATATATGTATTTCTCACCATCGGCAATAATGCATATATCACAAGAGCAATCACCGCCGTTGCGTTACCAATCCCGGAAAAGGGAATCAAAAAGCCCAGCATTGATATGGATGGTATGGTATACAAGAAATTAATAACCATCATGGTCGGATGAACTGCTCGACGATACTCGTTAAGTAAAATACCCGCAACTACTCCCAGAATAATGGCAATTACACTGGAAAGCAAAGCTATGCCGATATGTTCCCATAACAGACCGGAGAAAAAGCTCCAATTCTCAACTAATAAATGATATACATTTTCTATCATACATCCTCCGATACACAGGTAAATATATATTATGAAAGAACAACTACCTTTTTACCTGCATACTTACCAGAATCAATATCCTGATGAGCCTCACGAACTGCATCTAATTCATGATAAACCCGTCCGATTGGCAGTTGTACTTCATTCCGTTCTAAACGACGTAACATATCATGAAATACAGTTACCGGTAAATCTTCAAATTCCCCGGAATAGGTAGTAAAGAAAACTCCGCTGGGAACAGAGAAACAGTCAAATTCCGGTATAATCCATTGCTGGTTCAATGCCCCGGTAAAACATAAATGACCACCGACTTTAATATAGCTTAAATCTTGCATAACTACATTACTACCGACTAACTCTAATACCCCATCTACACCATAAGGTGCGATCTCTCGTATTTGTGTATCCAAAGTACCATCATCTAGCACGACATGATCAACACCATATTGTTTTAAAATATCGATATTTGAAATACGACGTGTAGAGGATATGACTGTAACACCTATATCCTTAGCCAATAAAGCAGCCATAAGACCTACAGACGAAGTACCGCCGTGAATGAATAATGTATCCCCCGATTTCATTAACAAC
It encodes the following:
- a CDS encoding zinc-binding dehydrogenase, with the protein product MELMKAIQLTGPCEIDAMTPVEIEKPQLKPGFAVVKVKAFGINQSEIFSRKGLSSPDFSYPRVLGIEGVGIVEEVNPDSFLRVGEQVATMMGGLGRSLNGSYAEYMLVPEKHLLPFSSDLPWHILGALPEMMQTAYGSLSKGLLMKSGDTLFIHGGTSSVGLMAALLAKDIGVTVISSTRRISNIDILKQYGVDHVVLDDGTLDTQIREIAPYGVDGVLELVGSNVVMQDLSYIKVGGHLCFTGALNQQWIIPEFDCFSVPSGVFFTTYSGEFEDLPVTVFHDMLRRLERNEVQLPIGRVYHELDAVREAHQDIDSGKYAGKKVVVLS